In Microbacterium enclense, one genomic interval encodes:
- a CDS encoding adenosylhomocysteinase: MSGRIADPSLWRAGQDRIDWARAHMPVTLALAERLRTAGTVAGVRIGVSDVLEPKTATVALALAEAGAEVTVTSAGRNTDDAVAAALTHAGLPVYAREDAGRAEDRENALALLDHHPEVIVDDGASTIRLAHLERPDVVARMRGATEQTTSGVRPLRRMNAEGALRIPVVAANDARSKSLFDNRHGTGQSVVFAVADVADRSLHGATVVVVGYGRVGSGIAEHAAALGARVIVTETDPVAALQAAFAGFAVRTLSRAVAEADIVISATGIRHTVDVAHLDALPTGAIVAVGGGVSQELALDAARTAGATEVARDGAVSTLRMPSGSLVHVLDDGNCLNVSAAEGNPVQIMDLSFGVQLASVEYLLTTPGLAAGVHELPRAADDEVAAIALASFGGTVDTASAAQREFLASWTSRSEGDE, translated from the coding sequence GTGAGCGGCCGTATCGCCGACCCCTCGCTGTGGCGGGCGGGACAGGACCGCATCGACTGGGCGCGCGCCCATATGCCCGTGACGCTCGCGCTGGCCGAGCGACTGCGGACGGCCGGCACCGTGGCGGGCGTGCGGATCGGCGTCTCCGACGTCCTCGAGCCGAAGACCGCCACCGTCGCCCTCGCTCTCGCCGAGGCGGGCGCCGAGGTCACGGTCACCTCTGCCGGACGCAACACCGACGATGCCGTCGCGGCCGCTCTCACCCACGCGGGGCTGCCCGTGTACGCACGCGAAGACGCCGGGCGCGCGGAGGACCGCGAGAACGCGCTCGCGCTGCTCGACCACCACCCCGAGGTGATCGTCGACGACGGCGCGTCGACGATCCGGCTGGCCCATCTCGAGCGCCCCGACGTCGTCGCGCGCATGCGCGGAGCGACCGAGCAGACCACGAGCGGGGTGAGGCCGCTGCGGCGTATGAACGCCGAGGGCGCGCTGCGGATCCCCGTGGTCGCCGCCAACGACGCACGCTCGAAGTCCCTGTTCGACAACCGCCACGGCACGGGGCAGTCCGTCGTGTTCGCGGTGGCCGATGTGGCCGATCGCTCCCTCCACGGTGCGACCGTCGTGGTCGTGGGGTACGGCCGTGTCGGCTCGGGGATCGCCGAGCACGCCGCCGCCCTCGGGGCGCGGGTGATCGTGACCGAGACCGATCCCGTCGCCGCCCTGCAGGCGGCGTTCGCCGGCTTCGCCGTCCGCACCCTTTCGCGGGCCGTCGCCGAGGCCGACATCGTCATCTCGGCCACCGGCATCCGGCACACCGTCGACGTCGCCCACCTCGATGCCCTGCCCACCGGCGCGATCGTCGCGGTCGGGGGCGGAGTGTCCCAAGAACTGGCACTGGATGCCGCCCGCACGGCCGGCGCGACGGAGGTCGCCCGTGACGGCGCGGTGTCGACGCTCCGGATGCCGAGCGGGTCGCTCGTCCACGTGCTCGACGACGGCAACTGCCTCAACGTCAGCGCGGCGGAGGGCAACCCGGTGCAGATCATGGACCTGTCGTTCGGGGTGCAGCTCGCCTCGGTGGAGTATCTGCTGACCACACCGGGGCTCGCCGCCGGAGTGCACGAGCTGCCCCGCGCTGCCGACGACGAGGTCGCCGCGATCGCGCTCGCCTCGTTCGGCGGAACGGTCGACACCGCCTCGGCGGCCCAGCGGGAGTTCCTGGCGTCATGGACCTCCCGGAGCGAGGGCGACGAGTGA